A stretch of the Maridesulfovibrio bastinii DSM 16055 genome encodes the following:
- the flgM gene encoding flagellar biosynthesis anti-sigma factor FlgM, with protein MKINKYTGQQIRAYDQKIREAKTESGKQSNAQKSTAATTDTINVSSQARLLGEARLSAAEAPDTRESKVNELREKVRNGTYRPDIKKTAMNLVRDEIDFLS; from the coding sequence ATGAAGATAAACAAGTACACCGGTCAGCAGATCAGGGCTTACGACCAGAAGATTCGTGAAGCCAAGACTGAATCCGGAAAGCAGAGCAATGCACAAAAGTCTACAGCCGCAACAACAGACACCATAAATGTTTCATCGCAGGCCAGACTTCTTGGTGAAGCACGTCTTTCAGCAGCGGAAGCCCCCGACACAAGGGAATCTAAGGTGAACGAACTTAGAGAAAAGGTCCGCAACGGAACCTATCGCCCTGATATCAAAAAGACTGCCATGAATCTTGTCAGGGACGAGATAGATTTTCTATCCTGA
- the flgK gene encoding flagellar hook-associated protein FlgK — MGVNSLLNMGTGALFASQSAIQVTGDNISNVNTEGYSRRKVRLEENISLDWRPGQLGTGVRAAEVYRNFDQFVENSYNDKSSMTSRWDALYQNLSSVESIFNESSGYGLNSTLSAFFNSWQDLSQRADDSSTREQLLDNTRNLINSLHSMEDDVERYQQQVEDYIKQDISSANDIMKRIADINKRINVDQVDGQNNPNSLYDERARLVRDLSKIMDTTMVDNGKGNITLLTKAGQTLVDGDKAFSLSYDGPQSQNNLTPGSNFDGEVYFDGSSDFEYTLEVTDSGKGVSSGSGAAQFRVSLDGGKTWLKDEDGNERLFYARGEDQAIDVDGVKVWFGTADDSAGNPTQNFTKGDKFNIVPKSGVYWVRNTSTKENITPQISFSGQDDSKRLVGGSLAGYLTFRDYNVGRYKERMDAMTKEIVWQINRIHSQGAGLEAYNSMEGTYSVTTDDRALGSGASGLPYADKLTSGSSEMYFYNKTTGELASAASFGPIDFSSIVPPGSETFDPSQHSINDVATAINNTFGTYVDASVVNHKLQLKAKDGYEFQMGTDTSGLYAALGLNTYLSGSTTRDVGLNPEANNNLNHINAGHVNGAGEANAGDNSSALAIMEMSKSDIAITTAFDGTSRQTLIEYYDSTVAAVGSDTANAKFNYNYQNTLATDLDDKQQEVAGVNLDEEMSNLIKFQHSYTAAAKLITTADQMLQTVLGLKN, encoded by the coding sequence ATGGGTGTTAACTCTCTCCTCAATATGGGCACGGGAGCTCTTTTTGCCTCCCAGTCTGCCATTCAGGTCACCGGTGACAATATATCCAATGTCAATACCGAGGGCTACTCCCGCCGTAAGGTTAGGCTTGAGGAAAATATCTCACTTGACTGGAGGCCGGGACAGCTCGGCACCGGAGTCAGGGCCGCTGAAGTATACAGAAATTTCGATCAGTTTGTGGAAAACAGCTATAATGACAAGTCTTCCATGACCAGTAGATGGGATGCACTTTATCAGAATTTAAGCAGTGTTGAGAGCATCTTTAACGAATCAAGCGGTTATGGGTTAAACTCCACCCTGAGTGCTTTTTTTAATTCATGGCAGGACTTGAGCCAGCGTGCTGATGATTCATCTACACGTGAACAGCTTCTTGATAACACCAGAAATCTGATCAACAGTCTGCATTCAATGGAAGATGACGTTGAACGTTATCAGCAGCAGGTTGAAGATTATATCAAGCAGGATATTTCCAGTGCTAATGATATAATGAAACGTATTGCTGATATTAACAAACGTATCAACGTGGATCAGGTTGACGGTCAGAACAATCCTAATTCACTTTATGATGAACGTGCCAGACTGGTTCGTGACCTTTCCAAAATCATGGATACAACCATGGTTGATAATGGAAAGGGCAATATCACTCTGCTTACCAAAGCCGGACAGACTCTGGTAGACGGTGACAAGGCTTTTTCTCTTTCCTACGACGGTCCTCAGTCCCAGAACAACCTCACTCCGGGATCAAATTTTGACGGTGAGGTCTATTTCGATGGCTCAAGTGACTTTGAATACACTCTTGAAGTTACGGATTCAGGAAAGGGTGTCAGTTCCGGTTCCGGTGCAGCCCAGTTCAGGGTCTCTCTTGATGGAGGCAAGACCTGGCTGAAGGATGAGGATGGTAATGAGAGACTTTTCTACGCCCGTGGTGAAGATCAGGCAATAGATGTTGACGGCGTCAAAGTCTGGTTTGGAACCGCTGACGATTCTGCCGGAAACCCGACTCAGAATTTTACCAAGGGTGACAAATTTAACATTGTGCCTAAAAGCGGAGTTTACTGGGTTAGAAATACTTCCACCAAGGAAAACATCACCCCGCAGATAAGTTTCAGCGGTCAGGATGATTCCAAAAGGCTGGTTGGCGGATCTCTTGCCGGTTATCTCACTTTTAGAGACTACAATGTCGGACGTTATAAAGAACGCATGGATGCCATGACAAAGGAAATTGTCTGGCAGATAAACCGCATTCATTCTCAGGGAGCCGGGCTTGAAGCCTATAACTCTATGGAAGGAACCTACTCGGTCACAACTGATGACCGTGCTCTGGGAAGCGGTGCTTCAGGACTGCCTTATGCCGATAAACTGACTTCAGGCAGTTCGGAAATGTATTTTTATAACAAGACTACCGGTGAACTTGCTTCTGCAGCATCATTCGGACCCATTGATTTTTCAAGCATAGTTCCTCCGGGCAGTGAGACTTTTGATCCTTCGCAGCATTCTATTAATGATGTTGCCACGGCTATTAATAATACCTTCGGTACGTATGTCGATGCGTCTGTTGTTAACCATAAATTACAGTTGAAAGCTAAAGACGGTTACGAGTTTCAGATGGGTACGGATACTTCCGGATTATATGCCGCATTGGGACTTAACACCTATCTGAGCGGCAGCACGACCAGAGATGTCGGTCTGAACCCGGAAGCCAACAATAACTTGAATCATATCAACGCAGGGCATGTTAACGGAGCTGGTGAAGCAAACGCCGGTGACAACTCTTCCGCATTGGCAATAATGGAAATGAGTAAAAGTGATATCGCCATCACCACCGCCTTTGACGGAACCTCAAGACAGACTCTGATTGAATATTACGATTCCACAGTAGCCGCAGTTGGTTCTGATACTGCAAATGCTAAATTTAATTACAATTATCAGAACACGCTTGCAACAGACCTTGATGACAAACAGCAGGAGGTTGCCGGAGTCAATCTTGATGAGGAAATGAGCAATCTTATAAAATTTCAGCATTCATACACTGCCGCGGCAAAGCTTATTACAACCGCGGATCAGATGCTTCAGACTGTGCTGGGGCTTAAAAATTAG
- the fliW gene encoding flagellar assembly protein FliW: protein MAKERKKVIRTRLGEREIMDDSIIYFSRGLIGFDDKRDFTLIRVREDSPFMLLQSLEDPNLGLLVADPYSFLEEYEIRLSEAEKRILRVDNIRQIAVLVTVTIPKGKPEQTTLNLSGPIVINYVAKKGLQIPQVDSKYPTHYCPAAEDLK from the coding sequence ATGGCAAAAGAAAGAAAAAAAGTAATCCGTACACGTCTTGGTGAAAGAGAGATTATGGATGATTCCATTATCTATTTTTCCCGCGGGCTGATCGGCTTTGATGACAAAAGGGATTTCACACTCATTCGTGTGCGTGAAGATTCTCCTTTTATGCTGTTGCAAAGTCTTGAAGATCCTAACCTCGGACTTCTTGTCGCCGATCCGTATTCTTTTCTTGAAGAGTATGAGATTCGTCTGAGTGAAGCTGAAAAAAGGATTCTCAGGGTGGATAACATCCGCCAGATTGCTGTGCTTGTCACTGTTACCATTCCAAAAGGCAAGCCGGAACAGACCACTTTAAATCTCAGTGGTCCGATTGTTATCAACTATGTCGCTAAAAAAGGGTTGCAGATTCCTCAGGTTGATTCAAAATATCCAACACATTACTGCCCGGCTGCTGAAGATTTAAAATAG
- the mtnA gene encoding S-methyl-5-thioribose-1-phosphate isomerase codes for MTEHIQFSPEKDCLVLLDQRYLPTREDWFDCKTTDDIVEALVVMVVRGAPAIGVTAAYGCYLAAREVAGSEDWKKALEINLDKIENARPTAVNLAWAVREMRRVWEEAGDISLDELCLIWLERAKEIHADDIKMCEAIGKFGGELMDDGDTIMTHCNAGALATAGYGTALGVIRGAVDQGKKVQVIANETRPFLQGARLTAYELHRDGIPVKVACDNACALLMKKGLVQKVVVGADRIAANGDAVNKIGTYGVALLAHEFGIPFYVAAPVYTIDPETPTGDDVPIENRTPREVTHVGDTRITPEGVEVFNFAFDPTPNELIAGIITEKGVLKAPYTEAIKKLFS; via the coding sequence ATGACTGAGCATATTCAATTTTCACCAGAAAAGGACTGCCTTGTCCTGCTTGACCAGCGTTACCTGCCAACCCGTGAAGACTGGTTCGACTGCAAAACAACTGATGATATAGTCGAGGCCCTTGTTGTGATGGTTGTGCGCGGTGCTCCGGCTATCGGGGTTACCGCTGCATACGGATGTTATCTCGCCGCCAGAGAAGTTGCCGGCAGTGAAGACTGGAAAAAGGCTCTTGAGATAAATCTGGATAAGATTGAAAATGCCCGTCCTACTGCGGTGAACCTTGCCTGGGCTGTTCGTGAAATGCGTAGAGTCTGGGAAGAAGCCGGAGATATTTCTCTTGATGAGCTTTGCCTGATCTGGCTTGAGAGGGCAAAGGAAATCCATGCTGATGATATAAAAATGTGTGAAGCTATCGGTAAGTTCGGCGGAGAACTTATGGATGACGGCGATACCATTATGACTCACTGCAATGCCGGGGCCTTGGCTACTGCCGGATATGGAACCGCTCTTGGAGTTATTCGCGGGGCTGTTGATCAGGGTAAGAAAGTTCAGGTCATTGCCAACGAAACCCGCCCGTTTTTACAGGGAGCACGTCTCACTGCTTATGAGCTTCATCGTGACGGAATACCTGTAAAAGTAGCTTGCGATAACGCCTGCGCTCTTCTTATGAAAAAAGGGCTGGTGCAGAAAGTTGTGGTCGGTGCTGACCGGATTGCTGCCAACGGTGATGCCGTCAATAAAATTGGTACATACGGTGTAGCTCTTCTCGCACATGAGTTCGGCATTCCGTTCTATGTTGCCGCCCCTGTTTATACGATTGATCCTGAAACTCCCACAGGCGATGACGTTCCTATTGAAAACAGAACACCGAGAGAAGTAACCCATGTGGGTGATACCCGCATAACTCCTGAAGGAGTTGAAGTCTTTAATTTCGCATTTGACCCGACTCCTAATGAACTTATTGCCGGTATTATCACCGAGAAGGGCGTTCTTAAAGCTCCCTACACTGAGGCTATAAAAAAACTGTTTAGTTAG
- a CDS encoding DVU0524 family FlgM-associated protein — protein MANSPAEIRNMLRTYGKQLSSAKRLARFRRALKISDSQDAVSISRQAKRREMVEKISREIIENLIVAGSENPVVTDIVDQLELDFGERYYFEYPLDGGDVQILKETPDGVIDLPSAEKAQVMNRLWEITLDKVDATML, from the coding sequence ATGGCTAACAGTCCCGCAGAAATTCGAAACATGCTGCGCACTTACGGTAAGCAGCTAAGCAGCGCGAAGAGACTCGCGAGATTCAGGCGTGCCCTGAAGATCTCGGACTCTCAGGATGCTGTTTCCATCTCGCGTCAAGCCAAGCGCAGAGAGATGGTCGAAAAAATTTCTCGGGAAATTATCGAAAATCTCATCGTTGCGGGTTCAGAAAATCCGGTAGTGACCGATATAGTAGACCAGTTGGAACTGGATTTCGGAGAAAGATACTATTTCGAGTATCCGCTGGACGGCGGAGACGTCCAGATTTTAAAGGAAACTCCGGATGGAGTAATTGATCTTCCTTCAGCCGAAAAGGCACAGGTAATGAACCGCCTCTGGGAGATCACACTGGACAAGGTTGACGCAACCATGCTCTGA
- the gatB gene encoding Asp-tRNA(Asn)/Glu-tRNA(Gln) amidotransferase subunit GatB gives MVQFETVIGLEVHAQLKTKSKIFCGCSTEFGKDPNENVCEICSGMPGVLPVLNEKVVEYAAKMGLATNCTVNKKSVFARKNYFYPDLPKGYQISQFELPICEHGHVDIVLGADTDNPVTKRVGLTRIHIEEDAGKNIHSAAENASYVDLNRTGVPLIEIVSEPDMRSAEEAVAYLKTLRSILLYLGICDGNMEEGSFRCDANVSVRPMGQEEFGTRAELKNLNSFRHVQKAIQYEVGRQIDLVEDGEKVIQETRLYDAAKNITQSMRGKEEAHDYRYFPDPDLVPIVLDDEWLGDWQMQLPELPAERKQRFEDDYGLSLQDAEFLTSEKELADYYEAAVENYNEPKKVANWIMGDFVHEVHQSDVSIAETSFKPELLAKLVRMVDEDQISNKIGKDIFPDIFAEGLDPEKYVKEKGLVQISDSSALEAVVDQVLAENPDEVEAYKGGKKKLVSFFMGQIMRKTKGQANPGIVSKMIQQKLG, from the coding sequence ATGGTTCAGTTTGAAACTGTCATCGGGCTTGAAGTTCATGCCCAGCTAAAGACAAAGTCCAAAATATTTTGTGGATGTTCTACCGAATTCGGTAAAGATCCTAATGAAAACGTGTGCGAAATCTGTTCCGGTATGCCCGGAGTACTCCCCGTGCTCAATGAAAAAGTTGTGGAGTATGCCGCAAAAATGGGGCTTGCTACTAACTGCACCGTAAATAAAAAGTCTGTATTCGCCCGTAAAAATTATTTTTATCCCGATCTTCCGAAAGGTTATCAGATTTCACAATTTGAGCTTCCCATTTGTGAGCATGGGCATGTTGATATTGTGCTTGGTGCTGATACTGATAATCCAGTAACCAAGAGGGTTGGACTGACTAGAATCCATATAGAAGAAGATGCCGGAAAAAACATACATTCTGCTGCTGAAAATGCCAGTTATGTTGACCTTAACCGTACCGGTGTACCTCTCATAGAAATAGTAAGTGAACCGGATATGCGCAGCGCCGAGGAGGCTGTTGCCTATCTCAAAACTTTACGCAGCATCCTTCTTTATCTCGGAATATGTGATGGAAACATGGAAGAAGGTTCGTTCCGTTGTGATGCGAACGTGTCTGTCCGTCCAATGGGGCAGGAAGAATTCGGTACAAGGGCTGAACTTAAAAACCTCAACTCATTCCGTCATGTTCAGAAAGCTATTCAGTATGAAGTCGGCCGCCAGATTGATCTGGTTGAAGACGGTGAAAAAGTTATTCAGGAAACCCGCCTTTATGACGCCGCAAAAAATATAACCCAGTCCATGCGCGGAAAAGAAGAAGCGCATGATTACCGCTACTTCCCTGATCCTGACCTTGTGCCGATAGTTCTTGATGATGAATGGCTAGGGGACTGGCAGATGCAGCTTCCTGAACTTCCGGCAGAGCGCAAACAGCGTTTTGAGGATGATTACGGACTTAGCCTTCAGGATGCGGAATTTCTCACTTCAGAAAAAGAACTCGCTGATTATTATGAAGCCGCAGTTGAAAATTACAATGAGCCGAAGAAGGTTGCCAACTGGATAATGGGCGACTTTGTTCATGAGGTTCATCAAAGCGATGTTTCTATTGCTGAAACCAGTTTTAAACCGGAACTTCTGGCTAAACTTGTACGCATGGTTGATGAAGACCAGATCAGTAATAAAATAGGTAAAGATATTTTTCCTGATATTTTTGCTGAAGGTCTCGATCCTGAAAAATATGTCAAAGAAAAGGGCTTGGTTCAGATTTCAGATTCTTCAGCTCTTGAAGCTGTTGTTGATCAGGTTCTGGCTGAAAACCCGGATGAAGTGGAAGCCTATAAGGGCGGCAAGAAAAAACTTGTCAGCTTTTTTATGGGACAGATTATGAGAAAAACAAAAGGACAGGCCAATCCCGGAATTGTCAGCAAGATGATTCAGCAGAAATTGGGCTGA
- a CDS encoding NAD(+)/NADH kinase, with protein MSSENKSVLIVTKAGGGEANALAETIACWLEERNVPSVIVQHPEPPARVDVVRYRKGCDLVVVLGGDGTYISTAGQVLDWGVPVLGVNHGRVGFLAEAPREDWETAMEQYLAGQLDISRRIAFSYEIQHGNNIVAKGIAVNDLVISRGAVARIISFDVGWQGQWIRNLRADGLIVSTPNGSTAYNVSAGGPLVHPEVGVFCLTPVCPFLNGMRPMVLPVTDPLTIDISETSGDVYLTEDGRVPYPLSSGYRIIVNRSKKDLLLARIKKDTFFAKLRSKGFISE; from the coding sequence ATGTCGTCAGAAAATAAATCAGTACTTATCGTAACCAAAGCCGGAGGGGGCGAAGCCAATGCTCTTGCTGAAACCATAGCATGTTGGCTTGAAGAAAGAAATGTGCCGTCGGTTATCGTTCAGCATCCCGAGCCTCCTGCACGGGTTGATGTGGTCCGTTACCGCAAAGGGTGCGACCTTGTTGTCGTCCTTGGTGGAGACGGTACATATATAAGTACTGCCGGACAGGTTTTGGATTGGGGAGTGCCTGTGCTCGGGGTAAATCACGGTAGAGTCGGCTTTCTGGCCGAAGCTCCTAGAGAAGATTGGGAAACTGCTATGGAGCAGTATCTTGCCGGACAGCTTGATATCTCCAGAAGAATTGCTTTTTCTTATGAGATTCAGCACGGCAATAATATTGTCGCCAAAGGAATCGCCGTTAATGATCTGGTTATTTCCAGAGGAGCTGTAGCAAGAATTATTTCTTTTGATGTCGGCTGGCAGGGCCAGTGGATCAGGAATCTTCGCGCTGATGGTCTGATTGTCTCAACTCCGAACGGTTCAACTGCTTACAATGTCTCGGCCGGTGGTCCTCTGGTCCATCCCGAGGTAGGTGTTTTCTGCCTTACTCCCGTCTGTCCTTTCCTTAATGGTATGCGTCCCATGGTTCTCCCGGTGACCGACCCGCTGACTATTGATATTTCAGAAACCAGTGGAGATGTTTATCTGACTGAGGACGGAAGAGTGCCGTATCCCTTAAGCAGCGGATACAGAATTATAGTTAATCGCAGCAAAAAAGACCTGCTGCTGGCAAGGATAAAGAAAGATACTTTTTTCGCAAAACTCAGAAGTAAAGGTTTTATCTCGGAGTAG
- a CDS encoding flagellar protein FlgN, with protein sequence MLKLIKENLNRQSKAVALLGTLLEEEFSRLMNRKPQSVTQIEFIIQELMRQIASERMSLRGIIKRVDSSAARLGQILPQLDDADREYMEGKVAEIDKLEQLCAVQATKNQQLAEALLKQSQSLLSFLHKEIQPKNQNVYSARGRYEVSTPNPSLINGRL encoded by the coding sequence ATGCTGAAGCTCATAAAAGAAAATCTTAATCGCCAGTCAAAGGCTGTAGCCTTGCTTGGTACCCTTCTTGAGGAAGAATTTTCCCGCCTGATGAACAGAAAACCTCAGAGCGTGACCCAGATAGAATTCATCATACAGGAGCTTATGAGGCAGATTGCTTCCGAACGCATGTCCTTAAGAGGGATTATCAAAAGGGTGGACAGTTCTGCTGCCCGCCTTGGTCAGATTCTTCCTCAGCTTGATGATGCGGACCGTGAATACATGGAAGGTAAGGTCGCTGAGATTGATAAGCTTGAACAGCTCTGTGCGGTGCAGGCTACAAAAAACCAGCAGCTTGCCGAAGCTCTTCTCAAGCAGAGCCAGTCTTTGCTGAGTTTTCTCCATAAGGAGATTCAGCCTAAAAATCAGAATGTTTATTCCGCTCGCGGAAGATATGAAGTTTCAACTCCTAATCCTTCATTAATTAACGGAAGGCTCTGA
- the flgL gene encoding flagellar hook-associated protein FlgL, with translation MRVSQRMLFNTYVSNMNRSLTDLVETNIKSQTQKDVNKPSDNPVGMARILDHREALASVSQYRDNIDTAKGWLNLSDTTLSQVSTIITRAKEIAEQASTGSMTADNREQVSYEVRQLFQQLVSLGNTEFDGKSIYAGHKVDQNAFEETLWMTTNDANVSSKQFSIQGASSKSIVIQFTNSGNVGHDPLNYRFSKDGGDTFVEKQLTPPDTTLDLDGVTLDLEDNTPVRANDPDNTNDTEGTWLWVRPTARYMGDDEDGATVNGIKTTLAGGNTEAEGAFSKNVVVRIDEATDLASEIKYSFSMDGGTTWTEGNSKSADGTASNAVLIVPGGTLTIASNAGVNSLASGAQFIIKPDMAAIDFQIQENETVRVNDVGKDIFGGIYKANGASSESTVFSDNSMLLSNASPSENLFETMGNLVAFLETNNQSGVQKCLADLNASQQHVLTRTADVGGREKRLQVADNVLSNLEINEKERISNIEDADIGELMTQLSQQQIAYQAVLKSSSVIMKMNLMDYV, from the coding sequence ATGAGAGTTTCACAACGCATGCTTTTCAATACATACGTGTCCAACATGAACAGGTCACTTACTGATCTTGTTGAGACTAATATCAAGAGCCAGACCCAGAAGGACGTGAACAAACCCTCTGATAATCCAGTGGGTATGGCCCGTATTCTGGATCACCGTGAAGCCCTCGCATCTGTAAGTCAGTATCGTGACAATATCGATACCGCTAAAGGATGGCTCAACCTCTCAGATACCACTTTAAGTCAGGTTTCAACCATAATCACAAGAGCCAAGGAAATCGCTGAGCAGGCCTCTACAGGCAGTATGACTGCTGATAACCGTGAACAGGTCAGCTATGAAGTAAGACAGCTTTTTCAGCAGCTTGTGAGTCTTGGAAATACTGAGTTCGATGGTAAAAGCATTTATGCCGGTCATAAAGTTGACCAGAATGCTTTTGAAGAAACTTTATGGATGACTACAAATGATGCCAATGTCAGCTCAAAGCAGTTTTCCATTCAGGGTGCTTCAAGCAAAAGTATTGTCATTCAGTTTACGAATTCCGGAAACGTGGGACATGATCCTCTGAATTACCGTTTTTCTAAAGATGGTGGAGATACCTTTGTCGAGAAGCAGCTCACACCCCCTGATACAACCCTTGATCTTGATGGGGTCACCCTTGATCTGGAAGATAATACTCCGGTAAGGGCCAATGATCCTGACAATACCAATGATACGGAAGGTACGTGGCTCTGGGTCCGTCCCACCGCAAGGTATATGGGTGATGATGAAGACGGTGCCACTGTAAACGGTATCAAGACAACTCTTGCCGGTGGTAATACTGAAGCTGAAGGAGCGTTTTCAAAGAATGTCGTGGTGCGTATTGATGAAGCGACAGATCTTGCCAGCGAGATAAAGTATTCTTTCAGTATGGACGGCGGAACCACATGGACAGAGGGTAACTCCAAAAGTGCTGACGGAACAGCTTCCAACGCTGTTCTCATAGTACCCGGTGGAACTTTGACTATTGCATCCAACGCTGGAGTCAACTCCCTTGCGTCAGGTGCGCAGTTCATAATCAAGCCGGACATGGCCGCAATAGATTTTCAGATTCAGGAAAATGAGACAGTAAGAGTCAATGATGTTGGCAAGGATATTTTTGGCGGTATATATAAAGCCAACGGAGCCAGCTCCGAGTCCACTGTTTTTTCTGATAACAGTATGCTTTTGAGTAATGCTTCACCAAGCGAGAATCTTTTTGAAACAATGGGGAATCTGGTTGCTTTTCTTGAAACAAACAATCAGAGCGGGGTGCAGAAGTGCCTTGCGGACCTGAATGCGTCGCAGCAGCATGTTTTAACCAGAACCGCTGATGTCGGTGGTAGAGAAAAAAGATTACAGGTTGCTGATAACGTTCTTTCAAATCTTGAAATAAACGAGAAGGAAAGAATTTCAAACATAGAGGATGCTGATATCGGAGAGCTGATGACCCAGTTGTCTCAGCAGCAGATAGCTTATCAGGCTGTTTTGAAATCTTCTTCTGTTATCATGAAGATGAACCTTATGGATTATGTTTAG
- the csrA gene encoding carbon storage regulator CsrA — protein MLILTRRPGEALYLDDNIKITVLSVQGRQIKLGLEIPEETTVYREEVYLKIKEQNRLALETSQQDLFAATELWQKKEKK, from the coding sequence ATGCTGATTCTGACCCGTAGACCGGGGGAAGCTTTATACCTCGATGACAATATCAAAATAACGGTTCTCAGTGTGCAGGGCAGACAGATTAAGCTCGGCCTTGAGATACCGGAAGAAACTACTGTCTATAGAGAAGAAGTTTACCTCAAGATCAAAGAACAAAACCGTCTTGCTCTTGAAACCAGCCAGCAGGACCTTTTTGCTGCGACCGAGTTATGGCAAAAGAAAGAAAAAAAGTAA
- a CDS encoding MltA domain-containing protein: MVGKFISRSVFFISLLCVLMFFSGCAPRQVMTGRRTVAPGAKTKVWVNRGANKKLQVENGPVRFTALNSNSAEVAATKLDYRGQEMDTWRSLGPSIRKTIEYVRRNPSSGLALNRPELRLTWGQLRKSLEDFERILTRLDHDPSILGRYFVWYRLRSGATMTGYFTPVIQASLKKQGAYKYPVYRKPPDLRKANPGQTHPWTEQMRKAYRVENGKILPYHSRGDIDIKRVLDGKGLEVAWLKDPVDLFYMHVQGGGVLQLPDGRLRTAVFSGSNGRNFKGLGRIMLEKGFLKRSELSVANIKKYLFSHPDKMWNIMAENESYIFFDVTRMRPMGATGKPLTPMVSLAVDPGVIPLGAIVSYRVDVYPEPGRPARRINGLGLAQDTGKAIKGPRLDYYTGVGKKKQFMANHLKNRVPVYLLISRAALRR, encoded by the coding sequence ATGGTTGGAAAATTTATATCACGTAGTGTTTTTTTTATAAGTCTGCTTTGCGTTCTGATGTTTTTTTCCGGCTGTGCTCCGCGTCAGGTAATGACTGGCAGGAGAACTGTTGCTCCCGGAGCTAAAACAAAAGTATGGGTCAATCGCGGGGCAAATAAAAAGTTACAGGTTGAAAATGGTCCGGTTCGTTTTACCGCTTTAAATTCCAATAGTGCGGAGGTTGCGGCTACAAAACTGGACTACCGTGGTCAGGAGATGGATACATGGCGTTCTCTTGGTCCTTCAATCAGGAAGACTATTGAATATGTGAGGCGTAATCCTTCTTCAGGGTTAGCCCTTAACAGACCGGAACTCAGGCTTACGTGGGGACAGCTCCGCAAATCGCTTGAGGATTTTGAAAGAATTCTGACAAGGCTTGATCACGATCCCTCAATTCTGGGACGTTATTTTGTCTGGTACAGATTGCGTTCGGGGGCCACTATGACCGGATATTTTACTCCGGTTATTCAGGCCAGCCTGAAAAAACAGGGTGCTTACAAATATCCTGTTTATCGCAAACCACCGGATCTTAGAAAAGCCAATCCGGGCCAGACCCACCCGTGGACGGAACAGATGCGTAAAGCTTACCGTGTTGAGAACGGTAAAATTCTTCCGTACCATTCACGCGGTGATATTGATATTAAAAGGGTGCTCGACGGAAAAGGACTTGAGGTTGCATGGCTTAAAGATCCTGTTGATCTTTTTTATATGCATGTGCAGGGCGGTGGAGTTCTTCAACTTCCTGACGGCAGATTGCGTACTGCTGTTTTCAGTGGCAGCAACGGGCGTAATTTTAAAGGGCTGGGAAGAATTATGCTGGAAAAGGGATTCCTCAAGCGTAGTGAGCTTTCCGTTGCCAATATAAAAAAATATCTTTTCAGCCATCCTGATAAAATGTGGAATATTATGGCTGAGAATGAGAGTTATATCTTCTTTGATGTAACCAGAATGCGGCCCATGGGGGCAACCGGTAAACCTTTGACTCCGATGGTCAGTCTTGCAGTTGATCCCGGAGTTATCCCTCTGGGAGCAATTGTTTCCTACAGGGTTGATGTTTATCCGGAACCGGGAAGGCCGGCCAGACGTATTAACGGTCTGGGACTTGCTCAGGATACGGGCAAGGCCATAAAAGGTCCCAGACTTGATTATTATACAGGTGTAGGTAAGAAAAAGCAGTTCATGGCCAACCACCTTAAGAACAGGGTTCCGGTCTATCTTTTGATAAGCCGGGCCGCACTTAGAAGATAG